From the genome of Acidobacteriota bacterium, one region includes:
- a CDS encoding FtsX-like permease family protein, whose amino-acid sequence MRLFTQFILRPLVGDKVRTATTILGVALGIAVVVAIQLTNDSSVRGFETALETVAGKTAVEIVGTGGVNEDVLPSLGWLREYGIVSPVVEGNAALSGGDASLRRRDLEAVRVLGIDILRDMPFRDYQLLDVGEPAGNPKKGLPPPDSTDITAQKFLEILTDERSVVISEKLARRRGYTIGSEMPMMFGDRVGTYVVRGLLKDEGPARVLDGNFILMDIAAAQVAFDRLGRLDRLDVLLPAGADLPASLAAISARLPDGLTAQRPSRRGEQVETMLAAFHANLTALSWIALVVGLFLVYNTVTISVVARRQEIGTLRALGLTRRKALLLFLGEAAVLALAGIVIGLGLARLLADVAVGMTAATVSTIYIATASAPPDMNWGHVWLAALVGLPLSLLAAAVPALEASRVQPTAAMRGHDTLDMRLRLRPVMVIAPLAVLALAFGLAQLGPVNGRPIYGYLSSFAIVIGAGLLVPVIMYGLARAGRGLLRRRFGVEGLLAHANLTAAIPRLSISVAALAVSLSMMVAIAIMIGSFRDTVVYWVGQTLQADLFVGPGIRPTVGQEQTLSPDVIDAVQRHPSVAAIDSFRNLDLVYQDRLTVLGAGTFSVVLEHGALLFKSPANAREAVRQAIGQDAVIVSEAFANKFDKQEGDTLSLPTPQGLRDFSVAAVYYDYSNDRGVVIMDVGTFRRYFGDLAPSGLAAFLEEGADPDVVRQEILASMDEGHRAFVFTNRTLRNEVLRIFDSTFAITYALELIAIIVAMLGVAGTLLTLVLERRRELSLLRLTGADRKQVRKMVIIEAALIGAVSQGIGLTMGLALSLVLIYVINVQSFGWTIQFHLPTAFLIQSSIAVVVATAIAGVYPARRAAQLVLSHDE is encoded by the coding sequence ATGAGACTTTTTACCCAGTTCATCCTTCGACCGCTGGTCGGCGATAAGGTCCGGACCGCCACCACCATCCTCGGCGTGGCGCTGGGCATTGCCGTGGTCGTCGCCATTCAGCTGACCAACGACAGTTCCGTGCGCGGGTTCGAGACGGCGCTCGAGACGGTCGCCGGCAAGACCGCGGTGGAGATTGTCGGCACCGGTGGCGTAAACGAGGACGTGCTGCCGTCGCTCGGCTGGTTGCGGGAATACGGCATCGTCAGTCCGGTGGTGGAAGGCAACGCCGCACTGAGCGGCGGCGACGCCTCGCTGCGGCGGCGGGACCTCGAAGCGGTGCGCGTGCTCGGCATCGACATCCTGCGCGACATGCCGTTCCGGGATTATCAGTTGCTGGATGTCGGCGAGCCAGCAGGCAACCCCAAGAAGGGGTTGCCTCCACCTGACAGCACAGACATCACGGCGCAGAAGTTTCTCGAGATTCTTACCGACGAACGGTCGGTGGTGATCAGCGAGAAGCTAGCACGGCGGCGCGGCTACACCATCGGCAGCGAGATGCCGATGATGTTCGGCGACCGCGTCGGCACCTACGTCGTGCGCGGGCTGCTGAAAGACGAGGGGCCGGCGCGCGTGCTCGACGGCAACTTCATCCTGATGGACATTGCCGCCGCGCAGGTGGCGTTCGACCGCCTCGGACGCCTCGACCGGCTCGACGTGCTGCTCCCGGCGGGCGCAGACCTGCCGGCCTCGCTCGCGGCCATCTCGGCGCGCCTGCCCGACGGCCTGACCGCGCAGCGGCCGTCGCGGCGCGGCGAGCAGGTGGAAACCATGCTCGCGGCGTTCCACGCCAACCTGACCGCGCTCTCGTGGATCGCGCTGGTGGTCGGCCTGTTCCTGGTCTACAACACCGTCACCATCTCGGTCGTGGCGCGGCGGCAGGAGATCGGCACTTTGCGGGCGCTCGGCCTGACGCGCCGGAAGGCGCTGCTGCTGTTCCTGGGCGAGGCAGCGGTGCTGGCGCTTGCCGGCATCGTGATTGGCCTGGGCCTGGCGCGACTGCTGGCCGACGTCGCGGTGGGCATGACCGCGGCCACGGTCAGCACCATCTACATTGCCACCGCCTCGGCGCCGCCCGACATGAACTGGGGTCACGTATGGCTGGCGGCGCTCGTCGGCCTGCCGCTGTCGCTGCTGGCGGCGGCCGTGCCGGCGCTTGAAGCCAGCCGGGTGCAACCGACCGCCGCCATGCGCGGGCACGACACGCTCGACATGCGGCTCCGGCTGCGGCCGGTCATGGTGATTGCGCCGCTGGCCGTCCTGGCGCTCGCGTTCGGCCTCGCGCAGTTGGGCCCGGTCAACGGGCGGCCGATCTACGGCTACCTGTCGTCGTTTGCGATCGTGATCGGCGCCGGCCTGCTGGTGCCGGTCATCATGTACGGCCTGGCCCGCGCCGGCCGCGGGCTGCTGAGACGACGCTTCGGCGTCGAGGGCCTGCTGGCACACGCCAACCTCACCGCCGCCATTCCCCGCCTGTCGATCTCGGTCGCCGCCCTGGCGGTCAGCCTGTCAATGATGGTCGCGATCGCGATCATGATCGGCAGCTTCCGCGACACCGTCGTCTACTGGGTGGGCCAAACGCTGCAGGCCGACCTGTTCGTGGGTCCCGGCATTCGCCCGACGGTCGGCCAGGAACAGACGTTATCGCCGGACGTGATCGACGCGGTGCAGCGGCATCCGAGCGTCGCGGCCATCGACAGCTTCCGCAATCTCGACCTCGTGTATCAGGACCGGCTCACGGTGCTCGGCGCCGGCACCTTCAGCGTGGTGCTCGAGCACGGCGCCCTCCTGTTCAAGAGCCCCGCCAATGCCCGCGAGGCCGTGCGGCAGGCCATTGGCCAGGACGCGGTGATCGTCTCGGAAGCGTTCGCAAACAAGTTCGACAAGCAGGAAGGCGACACCCTCTCGCTGCCAACGCCGCAGGGCCTGCGCGACTTCAGCGTCGCCGCGGTCTATTACGACTACTCGAACGATCGCGGGGTCGTGATCATGGACGTGGGCACCTTCCGCCGCTACTTCGGTGACCTCGCGCCGAGCGGCCTGGCCGCGTTCCTGGAGGAGGGCGCGGATCCCGACGTCGTGCGGCAAGAGATCCTGGCGTCGATGGACGAAGGCCACCGCGCCTTCGTCTTTACCAACCGGACGCTAAGAAACGAAGTCCTGCGCATCTTCGACAGCACCTTTGCCATCACCTACGCCCTCGAACTGATCGCCATCATCGTGGCCATGCTCGGCGTGGCCGGCACGCTGCTGACGCTCGTGCTCGAGCGGCGGCGCGAACTCTCGCTGTTGCGTCTGACCGGCGCCGATCGCAAACAGGTGCGCAAGATGGTGATCATCGAGGCGGCGCTGATCGGCGCGGTCAGCCAGGGCATTGGTTTGACGATGGGGTTGGCGTTGTCGCTGGTGTTGATCTACGTGATTAACGTGCAGAGCTTTGGGTGGACGATTCAGTTTCATTTGCCGACGGCGTTCCTGATCCAGTCGTCGATCGCGGTGGTGGTCGCCACCGCCATTGCCGGCGTCTACCCCGCCCGCCGGGCAGCGCAGTTGGTGTTGTCGCATGATGAATAG
- a CDS encoding ABC transporter ATP-binding protein, whose protein sequence is MPVLVAEDLQKTYTSGDANVTALAGVTFAVEQGDFVALMGPSGCGKSTLLHICGAMDRASSGSILLNGKNLATLGDDDLTHVRREQVGFVFQFFNLLPTLTIADNIALPCLLAGMKGVEADARAQALADRVGIAHRLGHYPQQVSGGEMQRAAIARALVHQPALLVADEPTGNLDSDNGEKVLALLSELNREMGVTVLLATHAAEVAAAATRVLRMRDGQFESR, encoded by the coding sequence ATGCCTGTTCTCGTCGCTGAAGATCTCCAGAAGACCTATACGAGTGGTGACGCCAACGTCACGGCGCTAGCCGGCGTTACCTTCGCCGTCGAGCAGGGCGACTTCGTCGCCCTGATGGGTCCCTCGGGCTGCGGCAAGTCCACGCTGCTGCACATCTGCGGCGCCATGGACCGCGCGTCGTCTGGCAGCATTCTCCTGAACGGCAAGAACCTGGCGACACTCGGAGACGATGACCTCACGCACGTGCGACGGGAACAGGTCGGGTTCGTGTTCCAGTTCTTCAACCTGCTGCCGACACTGACCATTGCCGACAACATTGCCCTGCCGTGCCTGCTGGCCGGCATGAAGGGCGTCGAGGCCGACGCGCGCGCGCAGGCGCTCGCGGACCGCGTCGGCATCGCGCATCGACTGGGTCACTACCCGCAACAGGTCTCGGGCGGCGAAATGCAGCGCGCCGCCATCGCCCGCGCGCTGGTGCATCAGCCCGCCCTGCTCGTGGCCGACGAGCCCACCGGTAACCTCGATTCCGACAATGGCGAGAAAGTGCTGGCGCTGCTGTCTGAGCTCAATCGCGAGATGGGCGTCACGGTATTGCTGGCGACCCATGCCGCCGAGGTTGCGGCAGCGGCCACGCGAGTCTTGCGGATGCGAGATGGCCAGTTCGAATCGCGATGA
- a CDS encoding heparan-alpha-glucosaminide N-acetyltransferase domain-containing protein codes for MRSAFLDLARAFAILMMLQGHTLDAVLAVEARAGTAFDLWTFLRGLTACMFLLLSGLAFTLATDRQWTGHVTSPATITRRLRRFGFFLLLGYALHFPMAKFRHLPGMGDERWRSFLAVDVLQCTAVMLIVLQVLVWVVRTRGRHAGVVVLGCVAIVALTPAMWGIDWAARLPLVIAAYLSPATGSLFPLFPWGSYVLFGAALGHLQIQRNIDPAAGVGDSVWLLGGVGLLALALISISIPIAPFGAAHFWSTSPTQFLLRTGLVLVVLSAVSLISQSVSKPPYAVQALAQESLTIYAVHLCLVYGSVWNVGLRQLVGPSLTILPALGAVAVMWVSMAALACAWRWCKQHQPGAAKWVRAGTGGLLLGRLL; via the coding sequence ATGCGGTCCGCGTTCCTCGATCTCGCGCGCGCCTTCGCGATCCTGATGATGCTCCAGGGCCACACCCTGGATGCGGTTCTGGCCGTCGAGGCGCGCGCGGGAACGGCGTTTGACCTGTGGACCTTCCTGCGCGGGCTGACCGCCTGCATGTTTCTGCTCCTGTCCGGGCTGGCATTCACGCTCGCGACGGATCGCCAGTGGACAGGGCATGTAACTTCCCCGGCCACCATCACTCGGCGGCTGCGCCGGTTCGGATTCTTCCTGCTGCTCGGCTACGCCCTGCACTTTCCGATGGCCAAGTTCCGGCACTTGCCGGGGATGGGCGACGAGCGCTGGCGGAGCTTCCTCGCGGTTGACGTGCTGCAGTGCACCGCGGTCATGCTGATCGTTCTGCAAGTGTTGGTGTGGGTGGTACGCACGCGTGGGCGCCATGCCGGTGTAGTGGTGCTCGGCTGCGTGGCGATCGTCGCGCTGACACCGGCCATGTGGGGCATCGACTGGGCGGCGCGGCTGCCCCTGGTAATCGCGGCCTATCTCTCACCCGCCACCGGCTCACTGTTTCCGCTGTTTCCCTGGGGTAGTTACGTCCTGTTCGGAGCGGCCCTCGGTCATCTCCAGATTCAGCGCAACATCGACCCGGCCGCCGGCGTTGGCGATTCTGTGTGGCTGCTCGGCGGCGTGGGACTACTGGCCCTCGCCCTGATCAGCATCTCGATTCCGATCGCGCCGTTCGGGGCGGCGCATTTCTGGTCGACCAGCCCCACCCAGTTTCTCCTTCGCACCGGCCTGGTACTGGTGGTTCTGAGCGCCGTGTCGCTCATCAGCCAATCTGTGTCGAAGCCGCCCTACGCCGTTCAGGCACTCGCACAAGAGTCGCTCACGATCTACGCCGTCCACTTGTGTCTCGTCTACGGCTCGGTCTGGAACGTGGGCCTGCGGCAGCTCGTCGGGCCCAGCCTGACCATCCTGCCGGCGCTCGGTGCGGTGGCGGTGATGTGGGTGTCAATGGCCGCGCTCGCCTGCGCCTGGCGCTGGTGCAAGCAGCACCAGCCGGGCGCCGCAAAGTGGGTCCGGGCAGGGACGGGAGGACTGCTGCTCGGCAGGCTGCTGTGA
- the pal gene encoding peptidoglycan-associated lipoprotein Pal encodes MSRVEPPPASTVETPPPPPPAPMAAEAAPAPVLSEEELFARKTLAELNAERPLGDVFFDLDQSAIQSQAREVLQQNAAWLRRWPSTRITVEGHSDERGTGEYNLALGERRAQAVRAYLVDLGVPRDRVEAVGKGKEAPFCSESSEACWQQNRRGHFIITDK; translated from the coding sequence GTGAGCCGTGTTGAGCCACCGCCGGCGTCCACGGTCGAGACCCCGCCGCCCCCGCCGCCGGCGCCGATGGCGGCAGAAGCGGCACCAGCGCCGGTCCTCTCGGAGGAGGAGCTCTTCGCGCGCAAGACGCTGGCCGAGCTGAACGCCGAACGGCCGCTTGGCGACGTGTTCTTCGACCTCGATCAGTCGGCCATCCAGTCACAGGCGCGCGAGGTGCTGCAGCAAAACGCCGCGTGGCTGCGGCGCTGGCCCTCCACGCGCATCACGGTCGAGGGCCACAGCGACGAGCGCGGCACCGGCGAGTACAACCTCGCGCTTGGCGAGCGGCGCGCGCAGGCGGTGCGGGCGTACCTGGTCGATCTGGGTGTGCCGCGCGACCGCGTCGAGGCCGTGGGCAAGGGCAAAGAGGCGCCCTTTTGTAGCGAGTCATCCGAAGCGTGCTGGCAGCAGAACCGGCGAGGGCATTTCATCATCACCGACAAATAG
- a CDS encoding DedA family protein produces MYSLRANPRVSSAKVVDPDSLSIFLSLWGYPALLVLLVLTGVGSPIPEDLLLLTAGYLVFSGVFVWPAALAIGVAGVVISDVMLFSAGRHLAWRSMRGGDNQLLSRERLARASGWFDRVGDRLVFIARLVPGTRAMVFLAAGVRAVPGWRFLRYNLLGAALWVPAMLVVGHASGSRIGNLEAMVAWLSRSAVWVMALAAVLFLMWLSWGREESKL; encoded by the coding sequence ATGTATTCACTCCGCGCCAATCCGCGGGTATCGTCAGCGAAGGTGGTGGATCCTGACAGCCTCTCGATCTTTCTCAGTCTGTGGGGCTACCCGGCGCTCCTGGTGCTGCTCGTTCTTACTGGGGTGGGATCGCCGATCCCCGAGGACCTGTTGCTGCTCACCGCCGGGTACCTGGTATTCAGCGGCGTCTTCGTTTGGCCGGCGGCGCTGGCGATCGGTGTCGCCGGCGTGGTCATCAGCGACGTGATGCTGTTCAGCGCGGGCCGGCATCTGGCGTGGCGCTCGATGCGGGGGGGCGACAACCAGCTGCTCTCCCGCGAGCGCCTGGCGCGAGCGTCGGGGTGGTTCGATCGCGTCGGCGATCGACTCGTGTTCATCGCGCGGCTCGTGCCGGGCACCCGCGCGATGGTGTTCCTGGCCGCCGGCGTGCGGGCCGTGCCTGGGTGGCGCTTTCTCCGCTACAACCTCCTGGGTGCGGCGCTCTGGGTGCCCGCCATGCTCGTGGTCGGGCACGCGTCGGGCAGTCGCATTGGCAACCTCGAGGCGATGGTCGCGTGGCTCAGTCGCAGCGCCGTGTGGGTCATGGCCCTGGCCGCCGTGCTGTTTCTGATGTGGCTGTCATGGGGACGTGAGGAGTCGAAGCTGTAG
- a CDS encoding histidine kinase, whose amino-acid sequence MRPERLIAAGRVLLAVASLFAVWLDPAEPIRYATVAYSVLVAYVVYAAAVAVLLWGVEAVPRWWPVVTHAVDLACFSLFIFFTDPASPFTVYFVFALLAATLRWQVRGTLWTATIVMAVFFGFGIYFGIVLHDPEFDLRGFIIRSVYLFVLAGLFAYVGTQDRRTVREMSLLATWPETVRDDTESLVRDLLSYAAPLLAAPRLVLAWSEIDTPWRRLAVWDRGAWTHDRQSREIALVNGEISDRAFICRRGPNARTLVQEPDGLRLALWAGDPIAAGFADRFATVSVVSVPMQGESLSGRLFVLDKAEPTLDNLVLTEIVAGVIAARLDAFGLTEQLRQASATEERIRLARDLHDGVLQSFTGIALRLAAIRRMMNGEAPAVISAIEDAQQMLASEQRDLRFFIQELKPAASAPESTPLEARLDELAQRMEREWDLRVELRLGDQSDGLSVSLCRDVYHIIREALVNAARHGSASQAHVTIQPVGAAAIAVSITDNGRGFPFTGRFTDEQLATLNLGPKNLRDRVRALQGSLVLESGPAGAELNVTLPLGVAA is encoded by the coding sequence ATGCGACCTGAACGGCTGATCGCGGCCGGCCGCGTCCTGCTGGCGGTTGCGTCACTGTTCGCCGTCTGGCTGGACCCGGCAGAGCCGATCCGCTATGCCACCGTCGCGTACAGCGTCCTGGTGGCCTACGTGGTCTACGCCGCGGCCGTGGCCGTGCTCCTGTGGGGGGTCGAGGCCGTGCCGCGCTGGTGGCCGGTGGTCACGCACGCCGTTGATCTGGCGTGCTTTTCGTTGTTCATCTTTTTCACGGATCCGGCGAGCCCGTTCACGGTGTATTTCGTCTTCGCGCTGCTGGCCGCGACGTTGCGGTGGCAGGTGCGAGGGACACTGTGGACGGCGACGATCGTGATGGCCGTGTTCTTCGGGTTTGGCATCTACTTCGGCATCGTCCTCCACGACCCCGAGTTCGACCTGCGGGGGTTCATCATTCGCAGTGTCTATCTGTTCGTCCTGGCGGGCCTGTTCGCGTACGTCGGCACGCAGGATCGGCGAACGGTGCGCGAGATGTCGCTGCTTGCGACCTGGCCGGAAACGGTTCGCGATGACACGGAGTCACTGGTGCGGGATCTGCTCAGCTACGCGGCGCCGCTGCTGGCAGCGCCGCGACTGGTCCTGGCCTGGTCGGAAATCGACACGCCGTGGCGGCGTCTCGCAGTGTGGGACCGCGGCGCGTGGACGCACGATCGCCAGTCCCGGGAGATCGCGCTGGTCAACGGCGAGATTAGTGATCGCGCGTTCATCTGCCGCCGGGGCCCGAACGCCCGAACCCTGGTGCAAGAGCCGGATGGGCTGCGGCTCGCCTTGTGGGCGGGGGACCCGATCGCGGCGGGCTTCGCGGATCGCTTCGCGACCGTCAGCGTGGTCTCGGTGCCGATGCAGGGGGAAAGCCTCAGTGGGCGTCTGTTCGTGCTCGACAAGGCCGAACCCACCCTCGACAATCTGGTCCTGACGGAGATCGTGGCCGGCGTGATCGCGGCACGGCTGGACGCCTTCGGTCTGACGGAGCAGTTGCGGCAGGCCTCCGCCACCGAGGAACGGATCCGGCTGGCGCGCGACCTGCACGACGGGGTGCTGCAATCGTTCACCGGGATCGCGCTGCGGCTGGCAGCGATCCGGCGAATGATGAACGGCGAAGCGCCGGCGGTCATCTCCGCGATCGAGGACGCGCAGCAGATGCTGGCGTCCGAGCAGCGCGACCTGCGCTTCTTCATCCAGGAACTCAAGCCGGCGGCGTCGGCGCCGGAAAGCACCCCGCTCGAGGCGCGCCTCGACGAATTGGCGCAGCGGATGGAGCGCGAATGGGACCTGCGGGTCGAGCTCCGGCTGGGTGACCAGAGCGATGGGCTCTCGGTCTCGCTGTGCCGCGATGTGTACCACATCATTCGCGAGGCACTCGTCAACGCCGCTCGCCACGGCTCGGCGTCCCAGGCCCACGTCACGATCCAACCCGTGGGCGCAGCCGCCATCGCGGTCTCGATTACGGACAACGGCCGCGGCTTCCCCTTCACCGGCCGCTTTACCGACGAGCAGCTGGCCACGCTCAATCTCGGGCCCAAGAACCTGCGCGACCGGGTGCGGGCATTGCAGGGCTCGTTGGTCCTCGAATCGGGTCCTGCCGGAGCAGAGCTCAATGTCACACTCCCTCTCGGCGTTGCTGCCTGA
- a CDS encoding response regulator transcription factor — translation MSHSLSALLPDAPIRVALADDHPIVLDGLEQLFRLEADIDVVARCRTADEALRALRAVSPDVLVLDLLMPGGGGLELLRAMGEKDRRTRIILLTAVIDDDQLLEAIRLGAQGVVLKDMAPQLLIDAIREVHAGGQWLEQGLGGRALRRLLSREQRASATARQLSSREREIVRLVAGGLRNRAIADRLSISEGTVKVHMHNIYEKLDLNGRVELANYARENGLM, via the coding sequence ATGTCACACTCCCTCTCGGCGTTGCTGCCTGACGCGCCCATTCGCGTCGCGCTGGCCGACGATCACCCGATCGTGCTTGACGGCCTCGAGCAGCTCTTCCGGCTGGAGGCCGATATCGACGTGGTGGCGCGATGCCGGACGGCGGACGAGGCGCTGCGGGCGCTGCGGGCGGTGTCGCCGGACGTCCTGGTGCTGGACTTGTTGATGCCGGGAGGTGGCGGCCTCGAGTTGCTGCGTGCGATGGGCGAGAAGGATCGGCGCACCCGCATCATCCTGCTCACGGCGGTGATCGACGACGATCAGCTGCTGGAGGCGATCCGTCTTGGCGCGCAAGGGGTGGTCCTCAAGGACATGGCGCCGCAACTGCTGATCGACGCGATCCGCGAAGTGCATGCCGGCGGCCAGTGGCTCGAGCAAGGGCTCGGCGGCCGGGCCTTACGCCGGCTGCTGTCACGCGAGCAGCGCGCCAGCGCGACCGCGCGCCAATTGAGCAGCCGGGAACGCGAGATCGTGCGCCTGGTGGCCGGCGGACTGCGCAACCGCGCGATCGCGGATCGGTTGTCCATCAGCGAAGGCACGGTCAAGGTCCACATGCACAACATCTACGAGAAGCTCGACCTGAACGGCCGGGTCGAGCTGGCCAACTACGCTCGCGAGAACGGGTTGATGTGA
- a CDS encoding HPF/RaiA family ribosome-associated protein → MQIQTNTDRNITGSEGLAAQAQTIVEAALARFSDQITRVEIHLSDENATRGGNDDKRCLMEARLEGRPPIAVTHQAATVAAAMDGAADKLQRAIETTFGRLREGDRAPARGEPT, encoded by the coding sequence ATGCAGATTCAGACGAATACCGACCGCAACATCACCGGCAGCGAAGGGCTGGCCGCGCAGGCTCAGACCATCGTCGAAGCTGCCCTGGCACGGTTCAGCGATCAGATCACCAGGGTGGAGATCCACCTGAGCGACGAGAACGCGACCAGAGGCGGCAACGACGATAAGCGGTGCCTGATGGAAGCCAGACTCGAAGGCCGGCCGCCCATCGCCGTCACTCACCAGGCGGCAACCGTGGCGGCCGCGATGGATGGCGCCGCTGACAAGCTCCAGCGCGCGATCGAGACCACGTTCGGGCGCTTGCGCGAAGGTGACCGCGCACCGGCACGCGGTGAACCCACCTGA
- a CDS encoding plastocyanin/azurin family copper-binding protein, whose product MTRVIRRLGRLGYGEVSGRQYGCRPRFRQELTMTLTIVRILGWLVIAHGLSHAVLPMRGSLAYTAWDGDLLPAALYSVSMVGFVAAGLGLLGVRPLDRAISPLLVVASAWSLVAIYVLGDPRLWFGAVCDVALLPIGLWGAYAGWPSHPSHRRIWHLAALTAGFTLVGYIGVGAFTYPAHRTWGSTPAELAMSLPGDAEPRDPALEVQHAVTIDAPAEDVWVWLVQLGQDRAGFYSYDWLERAAGLGIRNVRDVRPEWQTLQVGDVVRATPPGYLGGLLGEIAWKVGDLTPERALVLENRAAFVLHPISEERTRLIIRAQMGTRDRSVWASAASLLGFQLPHFIMQRRMMLTLKALAEEHYAMRDPVRTIDIVATDDMKYSVTTITAQPGEEIRIRLVSKGVIPKVAMAHNVVVLELTTDIDALLKEGAPFRETDFIAPAMMTSVIARTALAGPGEQVQVTFTVPETPGDYPFVCTFAGHYQAGMKGTLIVKPG is encoded by the coding sequence ATGACGCGTGTCATACGCCGCCTCGGACGGCTCGGCTACGGTGAGGTGTCGGGACGGCAATACGGCTGCCGCCCCAGATTTCGACAGGAGCTCACGATGACACTGACGATCGTCCGCATACTTGGTTGGCTGGTAATCGCCCATGGCCTGTCGCATGCCGTACTGCCGATGCGAGGTTCCCTGGCCTACACGGCATGGGACGGTGACTTGCTCCCGGCTGCCCTCTACAGCGTCAGCATGGTCGGCTTTGTCGCGGCCGGCCTGGGCCTGCTGGGCGTGCGACCGCTGGACCGCGCGATCAGCCCGCTGCTGGTCGTTGCCTCCGCCTGGTCGCTGGTCGCCATCTACGTCCTGGGCGATCCGCGGCTGTGGTTCGGGGCCGTGTGTGATGTGGCGCTCTTGCCGATCGGCCTGTGGGGCGCCTACGCCGGATGGCCGTCCCACCCGTCGCATCGCCGCATCTGGCACCTCGCCGCGCTCACCGCTGGATTCACGCTGGTCGGGTATATCGGCGTCGGCGCGTTCACCTATCCGGCGCACCGCACGTGGGGCAGCACGCCCGCGGAACTCGCCATGTCCCTGCCCGGCGATGCCGAGCCGCGCGATCCCGCGCTCGAAGTCCAGCACGCCGTCACCATTGACGCACCGGCTGAGGACGTCTGGGTCTGGCTGGTCCAGCTGGGCCAGGATCGCGCCGGGTTCTACAGCTACGACTGGCTCGAGCGAGCGGCCGGCCTCGGCATCCGGAACGTCCGAGACGTGCGGCCTGAATGGCAGACGCTGCAGGTGGGAGACGTGGTCCGCGCGACCCCGCCCGGCTACCTCGGCGGCCTCCTCGGCGAGATCGCCTGGAAGGTCGGTGACCTCACGCCGGAACGCGCGTTGGTGCTCGAGAACAGGGCCGCGTTCGTGTTGCACCCGATCTCGGAGGAACGCACTCGGTTGATCATTCGAGCGCAGATGGGCACCCGGGACCGGTCCGTCTGGGCATCGGCGGCCAGCCTCCTGGGTTTCCAGTTACCCCACTTCATCATGCAGCGCCGCATGATGCTCACCCTCAAGGCCCTCGCCGAGGAACATTACGCCATGCGCGATCCGGTCCGGACCATCGACATCGTCGCGACCGACGACATGAAATACAGCGTGACCACCATCACCGCGCAGCCCGGCGAGGAGATCCGGATCCGGCTGGTGTCGAAGGGCGTCATTCCGAAAGTGGCGATGGCGCACAACGTGGTCGTGCTCGAGCTCACGACCGACATCGACGCGCTGCTGAAGGAAGGCGCCCCGTTTCGGGAGACCGACTTCATTGCGCCGGCGATGATGACGAGTGTGATCGCCAGGACGGCGCTCGCCGGTCCCGGCGAACAGGTGCAGGTGACCTTCACCGTCCCCGAGACGCCAGGGGACTACCCATTTGTGTGCACCTTCGCAGGGCACTACCAGGCCGGCATGAAGGGGACCCTCATCGTCAAGCCTGGGTAG